From the genome of Nitrososphaerota archaeon, one region includes:
- a CDS encoding Hsp20/alpha crystallin family protein — MSGRRSLWGWIEDLLAEVEGAIVRPSWNSADRCLEPLVEIENRENEIIVTVDLPCVDKKEDISLEVSEDTLEIKATLKKAIRWERWGMVQKNIEFTAFKKVVTLPEKVKPEEASAVFKRGVLRVRLPKARRKFTLKIT, encoded by the coding sequence TTGTCTGGGCGTAGGAGTTTATGGGGTTGGATTGAGGATCTGCTGGCTGAAGTTGAGGGCGCTATAGTTAGACCATCGTGGAACTCTGCAGACAGATGTCTTGAACCGCTTGTTGAGATCGAGAACCGTGAAAACGAGATCATAGTAACAGTAGACCTCCCTTGTGTTGATAAAAAAGAGGATATAAGCTTGGAGGTATCAGAAGACACACTTGAAATCAAGGCTACGCTGAAAAAGGCTATAAGATGGGAGAGGTGGGGGATGGTTCAGAAGAACATCGAGTTTACAGCATTCAAGAAAGTAGTTACGCTTCCTGAGAAGGTTAAGCCAGAAGAGGCTTCGGCAGTATTTAAGCGTGGCGTGTTAAGAGTAAGGCTGCCTAAGGCCCGCCGAAAGTTCACCCTAAAGATCACATAA